Sequence from the Streptomyces peucetius genome:
CGGCAAGGTCCGCAACAAGCTCCAGGCCCGCACGACCATGGCGACCGGCGCGGAGGCGCTGAAGACCTTCGCGGTCTCGCGTCTCCTCTTCGACAACGTCCCGCACGTCAAGGTCTTCTGGGTGATGCACGGCGTGCAGACCGCCCAGCTGGCCCTCCAGCACGGCGCCGACGACATGGACGGCTCGGTCGTCGAGTACAAGATCACGCACGACGCGGACAACTACGGCACGCCGAACAAGCTGACCCGCGACGATCTGCTCGACCTGATCCGCGACGCCGGCTTCCGTCCGGTGGAGCGCAACACCCGCTACGAGATCATCCGCGAGTACCCGGGCCCGGACGCCGACCGCCGTGAGTCGCCGCAGCCCATGCGCGTCTGAGACGCACGGAGTCGGAGGCCGTAGGCCACGCGGCTTGCCGGTCCCGCCGGATGCCCCTCCTCCTCGCTCGCGACGAGGAGGGGAGGGCCGCGGCCACCGCATTCTGCTCGTTCAACAGCCACCGGCTGATGACTCCACCGGGCTACACGGTGATGGTCCACCGTTCCTGGAGACTGAGCGGGAGTGAGCCCGTTCAGCCGCACGCCCCGAACGGTCTTGGGCGCACTGGTCCCCGGCGTACTCGACCCCGGGGTGGCGACACGCATCGTGTGCGTGGTCCGGGCCCCGGGAGGCCGGTTCCCTTCGCGACCCGGCCGGTTGGATACGGCCAGAGGCGACGGGGAGGTCCCGGAATCATCCATCCGGTGAAGCAGGGGCCCCGCACACTGACGCCGTACCCGGTGTCCCGGATCGCATGGGGAGACCAGCCCGACGTGCCCAGGACGCCACAAGCCCGGGAGCAGACGGTCACACGATCGAGCTACGCCGACCGCTTCTACGCCGCCTGCGGCTACAAGGAGGTCGGCCGGGTGCCCGGCGCGATCCGGGTGGCCGACGGCGACGACCGCGACGACGTCGTCATGCTGCCTGCCCCTCCTCTGGAGCCTCCCGCTGTCCGGGACCCTCCCGGCAGGGCGGCCGCGGGCGGCGTGCTTCACTGGAACCGGCACCCACGTCGTACGCAAGGAAGAAGGCCCGCCGTGTCCGCTGCAAGGACGAGCGCCGCGATCCGGTACACCGCACTGCGTCTGGCGATCTTCGTCGGATGCTTCGTCGTCGTGGCCGGGCTGGTCCAGATCGGGGCCCTGCCCAAGGGGCTCGGCGACTCCAACTTCGTCTGGGTCGTTCTGCTCGCGCTCGTGCTCTCCGCGCCGCTCAGCTTCGTTCTGCTGCGCAAGCAGCGCGACGCGATGTCCGAACAGATCGTCACCAAGGTGGACAGCGCCAAGGCCCGCCTGGACGCCAACCGCACCCAGGAGGACGGCCTCGCCCGATAGGGCACGGGCCGGGGGCCGCAGGGGGTTCCCAAAGAACAGCTTTGAGGTTCTCAAAGTTCAAGTGTTAACGTGTTCGGCATGAAGACAGCAGAGCGCCACCACGACGCCGCGAGCATTCCGCTCGTGGCGCGCCTGCATGTCGACCTGTGCCGCTGTATGTCCGCGGTCTGTTGCCGGTAGCCCTTCGCTCCACCAGGCACCACACTGCGGCACCGCGCCTTCGCGCGCCCGGGCGCCGCACCCCGTCCCCCTGTACTTCCCCACACGCCATCACTGGAGTGCGTCCGTGTCCGCGAACACCGCGTCCACCCCTGCCGGAAATCGGTCCGGCTCCGGTTTCCGCATACCCAAGATCCCCTTCTGGGCCCAGATCGTCGCCGGTCTGGCGCTCGGTGTCCTGCTCGGCTGGCTGGCCCGCAGCCAGGACATCGCCTGGCTGAAGGACACCCTCGACCAGATCGGCTCGATCTTCGTCCAGCTGCTGAAGCTGGCCGTCGCGCCGCTCGTCTTCTTCGCGATCCTGGTGTCCATCACCAACCTGCGGAAGGTCAACAACGCCGCCCGGCTGGCCACTCGCACCCTGCTCTGGTTCATGATCACGTCGCTGCTCGCCGTGGCCATCGGCCTGACCATCGGTCTGCTCACCGACCCGGGCGCGGGCACCGGACTCACCCCCAAGGACGGCCAGAAGCCGGAGAACGCCGGGTCCTGGATCGACTTCCTCACCGGCATCGTCCCGACGGACGTGATCACGCCGTTCACCGAGCTCGAAGTGCTCCAGATCGTCTTCATGGCCGTCGTCGCCGGCGTCGCCGCGCTCAAGCTCGGGGAGCGCGCCAAGCCGATCCTCGCGCTGAGCGAGTCGGTCCTCGAGCTGCTGCAGAAGGCCCTGTGGTGGGTCATCCGCCTCGCGCCCATCGGCACCGTCGGCCTCATCGGCTTCGCCATCGCCGACTACGGCTGGGACCTGATCGGGAAGTACGCCACCTTCACCGCCGACGTCTACATCGGCTGCGCCCTGGTCCTGTTCGGCGTCTACCCGCTGCTGCTGGCGACCGTCGCCAAGGTCAACCCCCTCCAGTTCTTCAAGGGCGCCTGGCCCGCCATCCAGCTGGCGTTCGTCTCCCGCTCCTCGGTCGGCACCATGCCGGTCACCCAGAAGGTCACCGAGCGTCTCGGCGTCCCGAAGGAGTACACGAGCTTCGCGGTGCCGTTCGGCGCGACCACCAAGATGGACGGCTGCGCCGCCATCTACCCGGCGCTCGCGGCGATCTTCATCGCGCAGATCTTCGACGTGCAGCTCGGGATCCAGGACTACCTGCTGATCGCCTTCGTCTCCGTCGTCGGCTCCGCGGCGACGGCCGGTCTGACCGGCGCCACCGTGATGCTGACGCTGACCCTCTCGACGCTGGGCCTCCCGCTGGAGGGCGTCGGTCTGCTGATGGCGATCGACCCGATCCTCGACATGATGCGCACTGCCACGAACGTCGCCGGCCAGGCGCTCGTTCCGGTCATCGTCGCGGCCCGCGAGCAGATCCTCGACCGGGACGCGTACAACTCCGCGACGCCCTCGCCCATCGACGACATCGACTCCGGCGCGGACGCCGACGCCGATGCGGTCGAGGCCGGGCAGAAGGCGGCCGTGCCGGTCCCCGCGTAACGGCTTGTCAGGAACCAGGGCCGTGGGCCTCTCCCGTGAGCGGGAGAGGCCCACGGCCCTTCCGCGTGGCGGGACACGCGCCTCGTGTCCGCCAGCCGGGCGTGGGCCGGCGGCTGCGGCCGCCTCGCCGCGGGACGGGGCACGTATGTCCGGGCCCGCCCGGATTCGGCCGAGACACGCCACACGCGGTTGACCTCCCCGCGCGCGGTGGACCTTAATGCGGGCCATGAACGCCGCCATGACGCTGTCAACTGCCGGAGTCGTAGGCTTACCGCTGAGTAAGGGCACGGGGCGGGAGGAACACTGACATGAGTGCTGTGAAGGGCGTGAGGGCCAAGCGCATGCCGCGCGCCGTGCGCGAGCAGCAGATGATGGACGCCGCCGTGCACACCTTCGGGCAGCGCGGCTACCGGGCCGCGTCGATGGACGAGATCGCGGAGCTCGCGGGTGTCTCCAAGCCCCTGGTGTACCTGTACCTGAACTCCAAGGAGGAGCTGTTCACCGCCTGCATCCGGCGGGAGGCGCAGCGGCTCACCGAGGCCGTGCAGGCGGCGATCCAGCCGGGGCTCACGGCCGACCAGCAGATGTGGGCGGGGCTGGAGGCGTTCTTCCGGCACACCCAGGAGAACCCGGACGGCTGGTCCGTGCTGCACCGCCAGGCCCGCACGCACGGTGAGCCGTTCGCGGCGGAGGTCTCGAAGATGCGGGAGGACATCGCCGCCTTCGTGACCGTACTGATCGGAGCGGCGGCCCGCCAGGGCGTGCCTCCGGCGCCGGGTGCGGCGGGCTCGCACCGGAGCGGCGAGCTGGCCGACCGGGATGTGGAAGGGCTCGCCCAGGCGCTCGTGGGAGCCGCCGAGTCGCTCGCGGGGTGGGCGAACGACGCCGGCGGCATCTCGGCGAAGGAGGCCGCCGGCCTGTTGATGAACTTCGCGTGGACCGGGCTGGGCGGCCTCATGCAGGGGGAGCGCTGGTCCCACCGCTGACGGTCTCCCCGGCCACATGCACCCGGCTGTCGCTGCGCAGTTCGAAGACGGTGCCCCCGGAGGTGGTGCGCGCCGCGTAGGTGACGTCGGCGGGGAGCAGGACGGGCGCCTTGAAGCCGGCCCGCGCCCCGTCCGCCGGTCCACCGGACCGCTCGGCCTCGGCCACACAGCGCGCGAAGGTCCACATGCCGTGGGCGATGGCGCGCGGGAAGCCGAACAGCCGTGCCGTGAGCGGATGCAGATGGATGGGGTTGCGGTCGCCGGAGGCGGCGCCGTAGCGGCGGCCGAGGTCGCCGGGCGCCCGCCACTCGGCGACGGCGGGCGGCGGAGCGGTGCCCGCGGTGCCCGCGGTGCCCGCGGTGCCCGCGGTGCCCGCGGTGCGGCTGTCGTGCGGGCCGTCGTCCGCGGTGCGGTGCCGGGCCAGGTAGGAGCTGCGGGACTGCCAGACGAGTGCGCCGTCGAGCCGGGCCTCCGTGACCATCACCACCTCGGTGCCGCGCCGGTGGGGGACCAGCCCCTCGGCGTGCAC
This genomic interval carries:
- a CDS encoding DUF4229 domain-containing protein, translating into MSAARTSAAIRYTALRLAIFVGCFVVVAGLVQIGALPKGLGDSNFVWVVLLALVLSAPLSFVLLRKQRDAMSEQIVTKVDSAKARLDANRTQEDGLAR
- a CDS encoding dicarboxylate/amino acid:cation symporter translates to MSANTASTPAGNRSGSGFRIPKIPFWAQIVAGLALGVLLGWLARSQDIAWLKDTLDQIGSIFVQLLKLAVAPLVFFAILVSITNLRKVNNAARLATRTLLWFMITSLLAVAIGLTIGLLTDPGAGTGLTPKDGQKPENAGSWIDFLTGIVPTDVITPFTELEVLQIVFMAVVAGVAALKLGERAKPILALSESVLELLQKALWWVIRLAPIGTVGLIGFAIADYGWDLIGKYATFTADVYIGCALVLFGVYPLLLATVAKVNPLQFFKGAWPAIQLAFVSRSSVGTMPVTQKVTERLGVPKEYTSFAVPFGATTKMDGCAAIYPALAAIFIAQIFDVQLGIQDYLLIAFVSVVGSAATAGLTGATVMLTLTLSTLGLPLEGVGLLMAIDPILDMMRTATNVAGQALVPVIVAAREQILDRDAYNSATPSPIDDIDSGADADADAVEAGQKAAVPVPA
- a CDS encoding TetR/AcrR family transcriptional regulator, with translation MSAVKGVRAKRMPRAVREQQMMDAAVHTFGQRGYRAASMDEIAELAGVSKPLVYLYLNSKEELFTACIRREAQRLTEAVQAAIQPGLTADQQMWAGLEAFFRHTQENPDGWSVLHRQARTHGEPFAAEVSKMREDIAAFVTVLIGAAARQGVPPAPGAAGSHRSGELADRDVEGLAQALVGAAESLAGWANDAGGISAKEAAGLLMNFAWTGLGGLMQGERWSHR
- a CDS encoding MaoC family dehydratase, which codes for MHTVTLTDSPPLAPLLARGAALSPLKRRVHAGAALPRTRLVLPAARIDSDRLDAYAGICGFPAGEALPLPYPHVLGFPLAMRLMADRAFPIPLLGLVHTRIEAARHGHVLLRGDRPDIAVHAEGLVPHRRGTEVVMVTEARLDGALVWQSRSSYLARHRTADDGPHDSRTAGTAGTAGTAGTAGTAPPPAVAEWRAPGDLGRRYGAASGDRNPIHLHPLTARLFGFPRAIAHGMWTFARCVAEAERSGGPADGARAGFKAPVLLPADVTYAARTTSGGTVFELRSDSRVHVAGETVSGGTSAPPA